The Sporosarcina luteola genome contains a region encoding:
- a CDS encoding SCO family protein — MLKLVWGIVVLTLGLAAFYFFWPRALDLPQIGTVEEWPFTEVNGKEVSQQDKPKLVTFFFTNCPDVCPMTFIELQELQGEMQKKGIADDEYIILAVTLDPEFDTEERIRQYAENMGITDPNWLFLRGTEEETKQFTRSFHFTYTKNAEGFVTHSTSMYIVDPEDRIRSLHNMAVGTKRVNVEGIADQLEQFIK, encoded by the coding sequence TTGCTGAAACTCGTATGGGGTATCGTTGTTCTCACTCTTGGGTTGGCTGCATTCTACTTTTTTTGGCCTCGCGCGCTTGACCTCCCGCAAATCGGAACTGTGGAAGAATGGCCATTTACCGAGGTGAATGGAAAAGAGGTTTCACAGCAAGATAAGCCGAAGCTCGTGACCTTTTTCTTTACCAATTGTCCGGATGTCTGCCCGATGACTTTCATTGAATTACAAGAACTCCAGGGGGAGATGCAGAAAAAAGGAATTGCGGACGATGAGTACATCATCCTGGCCGTTACGCTGGACCCGGAATTTGATACGGAGGAACGAATACGTCAGTATGCAGAAAATATGGGGATAACGGACCCCAATTGGTTGTTTCTAAGAGGTACGGAAGAAGAGACGAAGCAATTTACGCGAAGCTTTCATTTCACATATACGAAAAATGCCGAAGGGTTTGTCACCCACTCCACTTCGATGTATATCGTCGATCCAGAGGACCGTATCCGATCGCTTCATAACATGGCCGTTGGAACGAAACGGGTGAATGTCGAGGGAATTGCCGACCAATTGGAGCAGTTCATCAAATAA
- a CDS encoding multicopper oxidase domain-containing protein, with amino-acid sequence MLRTYHVVAIPIRIVLNTFGDHNPNGMMYVLKENEEKVKQSVKENPFMPVHLVQPLIIRANEGDTVEILLENKLPFHAGLHFQQAEYDVRTADGANVGLNEDSTVPPDESNVYRIHVVKEGIYFFSDLGHPSSSENGSNGNGLFGALFVQRRFSWWTDPETGKPMNSGVYADIHHPILPSFREYAWVFHDEMEVDDLTGNRPIHHLTNQEESSFHGANYRFEPINRRQQLIAEGVVCPNCEGEEVHHDSWVYGDPSTPILRGYVGDPAKVRVVHGGVKETHVFHYHVHQWLSDPDDLESEIIDAQSISPQTHYTVEPLYGLGSLQGSFGDSIIHCHLYPHFAAGMWGLNRVFNTLQDGSQCYPNGVPIKPLHPLPDRKAPPKPTAERPGFPNFIPGKVGYKAPRPPLGIVGGRGLTELERHAAIENPRPGAVFTDPCPEDAPIREFNISLIELPLTYNKQGWHDPKGRIYVLDEDLEDICAGRKEPEPLVIHTPAHTAFTINYTNRLPHILDGDAFQLVTRVYETGFHIHFVKFDVLVNDGANVGWNYDSSVLPGETIQYCYYAESELKAWFFHDHLYPNAHQQHGVFGSGVVHPRFTEFLDLRTGEPVVHGTQITSMNPLIPDYRDFALFVQDFTLLFDKNGKPLQPPKFPSSDDDPGLFGVNYKNEPLQFRLGKDCDPAYTFSSYTNGDPVTPILRAYEGDSIRIRLLQGSQEESHSFNVHGLRWHKERGSLNSSLKEQQHIGISESFTMETYIERAGDYLWAFETEEDLWNGLWGLIRAYDEKVPDLISLTDRPEPLKRSKPLPEYTGDKPPQAEDPTVLPVEGPVRYFDVVAFHTKLIYNDFGDHDPHGIIFALKEDQEAIVNGTKKPEPLIIRANVGDTVEVTLTSELELAKFPFPDGIYPYPIVKEQAYYPPSLRISLHPQLIQYDVKTSAGETVGFNGDQTVGPGEKRTYRWVVDTQVGAGGLWDMADIRNHKSQGAFGAFIAEPRGTEYVDPYTLQPVASGANVVLRNPFLADIREFVVIMHDGVRLYDKQGQVIFDPVDGILVPPPELDEDLLDTYDQGSRGINYRSERLINRYRKHPKLHELFSSKVFGDPATPVFECYAGDPVTIRLVTPAERRRAHSFHLHGHRWRFDTKDIESRTEAFVGFHVAGAAKNLELLGGAGAYGKFPGDYLYRSGNIRWDIEQGMWGILRVHDKPNAELPPLEQ; translated from the coding sequence ATGCTTAGAACGTATCACGTTGTGGCTATTCCGATTCGGATTGTCTTGAACACGTTTGGCGACCATAATCCGAACGGAATGATGTATGTGTTGAAAGAGAACGAAGAAAAAGTGAAGCAGTCGGTGAAGGAAAATCCGTTCATGCCGGTACATCTCGTACAGCCTCTCATTATTCGGGCGAATGAAGGGGATACGGTGGAAATCCTGCTTGAGAATAAATTGCCGTTCCACGCAGGGCTTCATTTCCAGCAAGCGGAGTATGATGTCCGGACTGCGGATGGCGCGAACGTCGGGTTGAATGAAGATAGTACGGTGCCGCCTGACGAATCAAATGTGTACCGGATCCACGTTGTGAAAGAAGGAATCTATTTCTTTTCGGATTTGGGGCACCCTTCCAGCAGCGAGAACGGCTCGAATGGAAATGGATTATTCGGAGCTCTCTTCGTTCAACGGCGTTTTTCGTGGTGGACGGATCCGGAGACCGGGAAGCCGATGAATAGTGGGGTGTATGCGGATATCCACCATCCTATTTTGCCATCATTCCGCGAGTATGCATGGGTGTTCCATGATGAAATGGAAGTGGATGATCTGACCGGGAATCGGCCGATCCATCATTTGACCAACCAAGAGGAAAGTTCGTTCCACGGCGCCAATTATCGGTTTGAACCGATTAACCGACGGCAACAGTTGATTGCCGAAGGGGTGGTCTGCCCCAATTGTGAAGGGGAGGAAGTCCACCATGATTCGTGGGTGTATGGAGATCCCTCGACACCAATTTTACGCGGCTATGTCGGAGATCCCGCGAAGGTCCGAGTCGTTCACGGGGGTGTAAAAGAGACGCATGTTTTCCATTACCATGTCCATCAATGGCTGAGTGATCCCGATGATCTGGAATCAGAGATTATTGACGCTCAATCGATCAGTCCGCAAACCCATTATACTGTGGAACCGCTTTACGGATTAGGCAGCTTGCAAGGTTCATTTGGCGATTCGATCATCCATTGCCACTTATACCCGCATTTTGCGGCGGGCATGTGGGGACTGAACCGGGTTTTTAATACGCTTCAAGATGGAAGCCAGTGCTATCCGAATGGCGTTCCGATCAAGCCGCTGCACCCGTTGCCAGACCGGAAAGCGCCGCCTAAGCCGACAGCCGAAAGACCGGGGTTTCCGAATTTCATTCCCGGCAAGGTGGGCTATAAAGCACCCCGTCCACCGCTTGGCATCGTAGGGGGGCGCGGGCTGACAGAGTTGGAGCGGCATGCCGCGATCGAGAATCCAAGACCTGGAGCCGTCTTTACGGATCCCTGCCCCGAAGACGCACCCATCCGGGAATTTAACATCTCGTTAATCGAGCTGCCCCTTACGTACAATAAGCAAGGATGGCATGATCCTAAAGGAAGAATATATGTGCTGGATGAAGACTTGGAAGATATTTGCGCAGGGAGGAAAGAGCCGGAGCCACTCGTCATTCATACGCCTGCCCATACGGCTTTTACAATCAATTATACGAACCGTTTGCCGCATATTTTGGACGGGGATGCTTTTCAACTAGTCACCCGGGTATATGAAACCGGGTTTCATATCCACTTTGTCAAATTCGATGTGCTAGTGAACGATGGGGCGAATGTGGGCTGGAACTATGATTCCTCCGTATTGCCGGGTGAGACAATCCAGTACTGCTATTATGCTGAGTCCGAATTGAAAGCGTGGTTTTTCCATGATCACCTCTATCCGAACGCCCATCAACAGCATGGTGTTTTCGGTTCTGGCGTCGTCCATCCCCGCTTTACGGAATTCCTCGACTTGCGAACAGGAGAGCCTGTCGTGCATGGAACACAAATTACTTCTATGAATCCATTGATACCGGATTACCGGGACTTTGCATTATTTGTACAGGATTTCACTTTATTGTTTGATAAAAATGGAAAACCGCTGCAACCGCCAAAGTTTCCAAGTTCCGATGACGATCCGGGTTTATTCGGCGTGAATTATAAGAACGAACCGTTGCAATTCAGGTTAGGGAAAGATTGCGATCCCGCTTATACGTTCAGCTCTTATACAAATGGAGATCCCGTTACCCCTATTTTAAGGGCATATGAAGGGGATTCGATCCGGATCCGGCTGCTGCAAGGCTCGCAGGAAGAGTCCCATAGCTTCAACGTGCACGGGCTTAGATGGCATAAAGAGCGAGGCAGTTTGAACTCGTCGTTGAAAGAACAGCAACATATCGGAATCTCGGAATCCTTTACGATGGAAACATATATCGAAAGAGCGGGCGACTACTTATGGGCGTTTGAAACGGAGGAGGATTTATGGAACGGGCTATGGGGATTGATCCGGGCGTATGATGAGAAAGTACCGGATTTAATCTCATTAACTGACCGACCCGAGCCGTTAAAGCGTTCCAAACCGTTGCCGGAATACACGGGTGACAAGCCGCCGCAAGCAGAAGATCCAACTGTCCTCCCTGTGGAGGGGCCGGTCCGCTATTTTGACGTTGTCGCTTTCCATACGAAGCTGATTTATAACGACTTTGGCGACCATGATCCGCATGGCATCATTTTCGCCTTGAAAGAAGATCAAGAGGCCATTGTAAATGGAACGAAAAAGCCGGAGCCACTCATTATCCGGGCCAATGTGGGGGATACCGTGGAAGTGACGTTGACGAGCGAGTTGGAATTGGCGAAGTTTCCGTTTCCGGATGGGATCTATCCTTATCCTATTGTAAAAGAGCAAGCGTATTATCCACCTTCTTTACGCATTTCCCTGCATCCTCAATTGATACAATACGATGTCAAAACGTCTGCCGGGGAAACTGTCGGATTCAATGGCGACCAAACGGTAGGACCCGGGGAGAAACGGACGTATCGTTGGGTGGTGGATACCCAAGTAGGCGCTGGTGGGCTATGGGATATGGCGGATATCCGGAACCATAAATCACAAGGAGCGTTCGGGGCCTTCATCGCAGAGCCGAGAGGAACGGAATATGTTGATCCGTATACGCTGCAACCCGTTGCATCGGGAGCGAATGTTGTGCTCCGGAACCCTTTCTTGGCCGATATTCGGGAGTTTGTGGTCATTATGCATGATGGGGTGCGGTTGTACGATAAGCAAGGGCAGGTCATCTTTGACCCGGTTGACGGAATTTTAGTCCCGCCGCCAGAGTTGGACGAAGATTTACTCGATACGTACGATCAAGGTTCCCGGGGAATTAATTATAGAAGCGAACGATTGATCAATCGTTATCGAAAACATCCGAAGCTGCATGAGTTGTTCAGTTCGAAAGTGTTCGGAGATCCGGCGACTCCCGTTTTTGAATGTTATGCAGGAGATCCCGTAACCATCCGGCTCGTGACGCCGGCTGAAAGAAGAAGAGCACATTCTTTCCATTTGCATGGACATCGTTGGCGATTTGATACGAAGGACATCGAATCGCGGACAGAAGCCTTTGTCGGATTTCATGTCGCGGGAGCGGCGAAGAACTTGGAATTGCTTGGAGGAGCAGGGGCCTATGGGAAATTTCCGGGGGACTATCTGTACCGATCCGGGAATATCCGTTGGGATATCGAACAAGGCATGTGGGGCATTTTGCGGGTCCACGATAAACCGAATGCTGAACTGCCGCCTTTGGAGCAATAG
- a CDS encoding DNA alkylation repair protein: MDLKSVMQELEALGKERTKKIYMSNGAHEPLFGVATGAMKPIAKKIGIDQALAEELYATGNYDAMYFAGIIADPKAMTATDFDRWMDSAYFYMLSDYVVAVTLAEADIAQEVADKWIACGDELRMSAGWSCYCWLLGNRPDAEFSSDKLADMLELVNNTIHDAPERTKSAMNNFMYTVGFSYLPLHELAVETAKAMGPVEMKRDNKKPAILNAYENIQKEIDRGRIGFKRKYVRC, translated from the coding sequence TTGGATTTAAAATCAGTTATGCAAGAACTCGAAGCGCTCGGCAAGGAACGCACGAAAAAAATATACATGTCCAATGGCGCCCATGAGCCGCTATTCGGCGTCGCAACGGGCGCAATGAAGCCGATTGCTAAGAAAATCGGAATAGACCAAGCTTTGGCGGAAGAACTCTACGCGACTGGGAACTACGACGCCATGTACTTCGCAGGCATCATTGCAGACCCGAAAGCAATGACTGCGACGGATTTTGACCGTTGGATGGATTCTGCGTATTTTTATATGCTGTCCGATTATGTCGTGGCGGTCACGTTGGCGGAAGCGGATATCGCACAAGAAGTTGCCGATAAATGGATCGCTTGCGGTGACGAACTGAGGATGTCAGCTGGCTGGAGCTGCTATTGCTGGCTGCTCGGGAACCGTCCTGACGCTGAATTCTCATCGGACAAGCTTGCCGACATGCTAGAATTAGTGAATAACACGATTCACGATGCGCCAGAAAGAACAAAGTCCGCCATGAACAACTTCATGTACACAGTCGGCTTCTCCTATTTACCGCTCCATGAACTGGCGGTCGAAACGGCAAAGGCAATGGGACCAGTCGAAATGAAACGGGACAATAAAAAACCTGCCATCCTCAACGCTTACGAAAACATCCAAAAGGAAATTGATCGAGGAAGGATTGGCTTTAAACGCAAGTATGTAAGATGTTAA
- a CDS encoding serine hydrolase domain-containing protein, whose translation MQLSRWEEFEAFVEETMEAEQIPGMAVALSQYGKTIYKKGFGKRDLDSSEPVTPETIFGIASITKSFTALAIMKLVEEGKIEIDDAVTKYLPSYRLKGYDNSNEIKIHHLLSHTTGLATMKRMEQLNGFEEHLSYINEIERTYLGKPGEYFCYNNDMSLLLGTIIERVTGENYQDFIYKLLLKPLKMDRTTYNLDELHKFDNVTKPYILDGGKAEICSWPTLGNYAVGGGIRSTVTDLLKYGNVYVGALEKEIIGHQYTARMAKPVHKINRNSFYGYGLKTTPTYSGVTLVEHGGGQPGVSSNFGFIPERGIVAVVLTNLSDVSADAIWLAAVNTVLNLPIDQKRSTEPYFEMNPANFLRMVGTYRSGEGSEVVITLEDGMMTAIISNRTYKLRASDERTLVILPIEKPIQFFFDEENNAWAIFLGLRMLVKSASHSPVSS comes from the coding sequence GTGCAATTGAGTCGATGGGAAGAATTTGAAGCATTCGTTGAAGAAACGATGGAAGCCGAACAAATACCTGGTATGGCAGTAGCGCTTTCTCAATATGGAAAGACTATTTACAAAAAAGGCTTTGGTAAAAGGGATTTGGATTCAAGTGAGCCTGTCACTCCAGAAACTATTTTTGGAATCGCCTCCATTACAAAATCATTTACAGCACTTGCCATAATGAAACTGGTGGAAGAAGGCAAAATAGAAATCGATGACGCAGTTACGAAGTACCTTCCTAGTTACCGATTGAAAGGCTATGATAATAGTAACGAAATTAAGATCCATCATCTTCTATCCCATACAACAGGGCTTGCTACAATGAAGAGAATGGAACAATTAAACGGATTTGAGGAACACCTTAGCTATATAAATGAAATAGAACGAACATACTTAGGGAAGCCCGGGGAATATTTTTGCTATAACAATGATATGTCTTTGTTGTTAGGAACTATTATTGAACGGGTGACTGGAGAAAATTATCAGGATTTTATTTATAAGCTACTATTGAAGCCATTGAAGATGGATAGGACAACTTACAATCTTGATGAATTACATAAATTTGATAATGTGACGAAGCCCTATATTTTAGACGGCGGCAAAGCAGAAATATGCAGTTGGCCGACCTTGGGGAACTATGCTGTCGGCGGCGGTATTCGATCGACAGTTACTGATTTGCTGAAGTATGGAAATGTATATGTAGGTGCGCTTGAAAAAGAGATCATCGGTCATCAATACACGGCGCGAATGGCAAAACCTGTCCACAAAATAAACAGAAATAGCTTTTATGGGTATGGACTTAAAACAACACCTACTTATTCAGGTGTTACATTGGTGGAGCACGGGGGTGGGCAGCCAGGTGTATCATCCAATTTCGGCTTCATTCCTGAGCGGGGAATTGTAGCGGTCGTGTTAACGAATTTGAGTGATGTAAGCGCAGATGCCATTTGGCTTGCAGCAGTGAATACTGTGTTAAATCTTCCGATTGACCAAAAGAGAAGTACAGAACCTTATTTTGAAATGAATCCTGCAAATTTCCTGCGCATGGTGGGTACATACAGATCCGGTGAGGGATCAGAAGTGGTAATCACTTTAGAAGATGGAATGATGACAGCAATTATTTCAAATAGGACTTACAAACTTCGTGCTAGTGATGAAAGAACTCTTGTCATACTGCCTATTGAAAAACCAATACAATTCTTTTTTGATGAAGAAAACAATGCGTGGGCAATATTTCTAGGGCTTCGAATGCTAGTGAAAAGCGCAAGTCACTCACCTGTAAGTTCCTAA
- a CDS encoding DUF192 domain-containing protein, with protein sequence MVISKTILLPFQINRADTFWKRFKGRISHKGPLVNKGLLLTPCNSLRMFFIRHPIDVIFLTKSNRVIKSMSYRRPWRVVPPVKKAYSTLILPLGTVKKEKIRVDDTLQFNFNTTDET encoded by the coding sequence ATAGTTATTTCTAAAACTATTCTTCTACCATTCCAAATCAACCGTGCTGATACATTTTGGAAGAGATTCAAGGGGCGTATCAGTCACAAAGGGCCGCTTGTCAATAAAGGTCTTCTTCTTACACCTTGCAATTCTCTCCGTATGTTTTTCATCAGGCATCCAATTGACGTCATCTTTCTCACAAAATCAAACCGTGTCATCAAATCAATGTCTTATCGTCGACCTTGGCGAGTCGTGCCTCCTGTAAAAAAAGCATACTCAACTCTTATCCTCCCCCTCGGCACAGTGAAAAAAGAGAAAATTCGCGTAGATGACACACTACAATTCAATTTCAACACAACTGATGAAACCTAA
- a CDS encoding plasmid pRiA4b ORF-3 family protein, with protein MKAYIAKLTFEDIEPLIWRRVIMPAGGTFNRLHELVQNVTNFQSKWIDEPYHYFDVEVDGLFITNNPSIHEEYKKDFKGLTLKRPSHLKIDKYFEASGQFLYRYDSGDDWRIIVDLEDIVEDYYFGFPTVLAGEGTAPPEDVGGPPGYAHFLTVYHDPKHPDYLAIHAWAEAQDYKLFTMDVINQRLKYSQYQKTEWDRIDHENHYVKSDKYRGPK; from the coding sequence ATGAAAGCATATATTGCAAAATTGACATTTGAAGATATTGAACCGCTGATTTGGAGAAGGGTTATAATGCCTGCAGGCGGAACATTTAATCGACTCCACGAATTGGTTCAAAATGTCACAAACTTTCAAAGCAAGTGGATCGATGAGCCGTATCATTACTTTGATGTAGAGGTAGATGGGCTTTTCATTACAAATAATCCTTCGATCCATGAAGAATATAAGAAGGATTTTAAGGGATTGACACTTAAACGTCCTTCCCATCTGAAGATCGATAAGTATTTTGAGGCAAGTGGCCAATTCTTGTATCGGTATGATTCAGGAGATGATTGGCGTATCATTGTGGATCTTGAGGATATCGTAGAAGATTACTATTTCGGTTTCCCGACTGTTCTTGCAGGAGAGGGGACAGCACCTCCTGAGGATGTTGGAGGTCCACCTGGATATGCTCATTTTTTGACGGTCTATCATGATCCGAAACATCCAGATTATTTGGCGATTCATGCGTGGGCAGAAGCGCAAGACTATAAGCTTTTTACTATGGACGTGATTAATCAACGTTTAAAATATAGTCAATACCAGAAAACCGAGTGGGATCGAATTGACCATGAAAACCATTATGTGAAATCGGATAAGTATCGGGGTCCAAAATAA
- a CDS encoding DoxX family protein — MTNNNNKSIIVPENPVSRFLFSDTRSAFIWLVIRLYVGYAWLTAGWGKVTSDAWTGEHAGTALQGFINGALAKAQEGGDVSGWYALFLENTVLPNAKLFSFFVAYGELLVGLGLIFGLLTGIAAFFGALMNVSFLFAGTLSSNPMLFILATWLVLAWKVAGWYGLDRWALPKLGTPWNRKKNV, encoded by the coding sequence ATGACAAATAACAACAACAAATCCATTATTGTGCCAGAAAACCCGGTATCACGATTTTTATTTAGTGACACACGCTCTGCTTTCATTTGGTTGGTCATTCGGCTGTACGTTGGGTACGCATGGTTGACAGCGGGTTGGGGTAAAGTAACTAGCGATGCATGGACAGGCGAACACGCTGGGACTGCACTTCAAGGTTTCATTAACGGAGCATTGGCGAAAGCGCAGGAAGGTGGAGACGTTTCGGGATGGTATGCCCTATTCTTAGAAAACACCGTGCTGCCAAATGCAAAGCTATTCAGTTTCTTCGTTGCGTATGGTGAACTTTTAGTTGGTCTTGGCCTCATATTTGGATTACTTACCGGAATTGCAGCCTTCTTCGGAGCCTTAATGAATGTAAGCTTCTTATTCGCAGGGACGCTAAGTTCAAATCCGATGCTGTTCATCCTGGCAACCTGGCTCGTACTCGCATGGAAAGTAGCTGGCTGGTACGGTCTCGATCGTTGGGCGCTCCCGAAATTAGGAACACCATGGAATCGGAAAAAGAATGTTTAA